A part of Paenibacillus sp. 481 genomic DNA contains:
- a CDS encoding sigma factor G inhibitor Gin — MESTQCCIVCNNATTDGIVVVNQFICTSCEQEMVRTDVEDEKYNYFIHQLKRLWVHMHV; from the coding sequence ATGGAGTCTACGCAGTGCTGTATCGTGTGTAACAACGCAACAACAGATGGCATTGTCGTTGTTAATCAGTTCATCTGTACCTCTTGTGAGCAAGAAATGGTTCGTACTGACGTTGAAGATGAGAAATACAATTATTTTATACATCAACTGAAAAGATTGTGGGTTCATATGCATGTATAA